The Malus domestica chromosome 13, GDT2T_hap1 genome includes a window with the following:
- the LOC139190826 gene encoding uncharacterized protein yields the protein MANLAKLDFAALDITGKNYLTWAKAMIFIRHHLDEALKSEYLTVEDPLALWKALRNRYNHQTTVILSRARYNWTHLRIQDFKSVAEYNSALFRITSQMKLCGDIITEEMLLEKTFSIFHASNMLPQQQYRARGFTEYNQLISVLLVAE from the exons atggcaaacttggcaaagcttgattttgctgccctggacattactgGAAAGAATTACCTTACTTGG GCAAAGGCCATGATTTTTATTCGTCACCATCTTGATGAGGCATTAAAGAGtgagtacttaacggttgaagatccgttagccCTCTGGAAGGCCTTGAGaaacagatacaatcaccagacaacggtgattcttTCAAGAGCTCGTTATAActggactcacctaaggatccaggatttcaagtcagtggctgagtacaattcggcgttgttcagaattacctctcagatgaagctcTGTGGAGATATTATTACTGAGGAGATGTtattggaaaagactttcagcatATTTCATGCCTCTAACATGCTCCCGCAACAGCAGTATAGAGCGCgaggcttcactgaatacaaccagctgatatctgtgctccTAGTAGCTGAATag